One window of the Niallia circulans genome contains the following:
- the thiS gene encoding sulfur carrier protein ThiS, whose product MNIQLNGKEQQLPKEVVTVEDLLHFFELNNRIVIVEINRDILQKEQYQTHVLKESDRVELIHFVGGG is encoded by the coding sequence TTGAATATACAATTGAATGGTAAGGAACAACAGCTGCCTAAAGAGGTTGTTACGGTAGAGGATCTCCTACACTTTTTTGAATTAAATAATCGTATTGTCATAGTAGAAATAAATCGGGATATTTTGCAAAAAGAACAGTACCAAACACATGTATTAAAAGAAAGCGATAGAGTAGAACTAATTCACTTTGTTGGAGGAGGATGA
- a CDS encoding thiazole synthase encodes MKMLTIANRTFRSRLLLGTGKYPSFEIQKKAVEVSESEILTFAVRRMNIFEKSQPNFLEQLDLKRYTLLPNTAGAKTAEEAVRIAKLAKASGLCDMIKVEVIGCDKSLLPDPIETLRASEQLLEEGFIVLPYTSDDVVLAKRLEQLGVHAIMPGASPIGSGKGIINPLNLQFIIEQSNVPVIVDAGIGSPKDTAYAMELGADGVLLNTAVSNASDPVKMAQAMKLAIEAGRLGYEAGRIIEKNYGVASSPIAGMIPS; translated from the coding sequence ATGAAAATGTTAACAATAGCAAATCGTACCTTTCGGTCTCGTTTGTTACTTGGGACAGGAAAATACCCATCATTTGAAATACAAAAAAAAGCGGTAGAAGTATCAGAAAGTGAGATTCTAACCTTTGCGGTACGCAGGATGAATATATTTGAAAAATCACAGCCTAATTTCTTGGAACAGCTGGATTTAAAGCGTTATACTCTCCTTCCGAATACTGCGGGAGCGAAGACTGCAGAAGAAGCGGTAAGAATTGCTAAACTCGCAAAGGCATCTGGACTATGTGACATGATTAAAGTAGAAGTAATCGGTTGTGATAAGTCGCTGCTGCCGGATCCGATAGAAACTTTGAGGGCATCTGAACAATTATTAGAAGAGGGATTCATTGTGTTGCCTTATACCTCTGATGATGTTGTGCTGGCAAAACGGTTAGAACAGTTAGGTGTACATGCTATTATGCCAGGTGCTTCCCCCATTGGGTCAGGAAAAGGAATTATCAATCCGCTAAATTTACAATTTATTATCGAGCAAAGTAATGTACCTGTTATTGTGGATGCAGGAATTGGCTCGCCAAAGGACACAGCATATGCAATGGAACTTGGCGCAGATGGGGTACTTTTAAATACAGCGGTTTCTAATGCATCTGATCCAGTTAAAATGGCTCAGGCGATGAAATTAGCTATAGAAGCTGGAAGATTGGGGTATGAAGCAGGGAGAATAATCGAGAAGAATTATGGTGTTGCAAGTAGTCCGATTGCGGGGATGATTCCATCTTGA
- a CDS encoding ThiF family adenylyltransferase, with product MTSRFLKQELFIGKEGQRNIEASHAVILGAGALGSASSEMLVRAGIGRLTIIDRDYVEESNLQRQQLYTEEDAADKLPKAVAAKRRLKDISSHTLIEAVVEDINCHTIEKFIEGASILIDGTDNFETRLVINDAAIKLKIPFLFGACVGSYGLSYPVAGENAPCLHCLIEQLPSQEITCDTAGVISPIVQWVAAMQVSQAIQILSGEKLLPVLRSFDIWKMEYAEMNVEKLKKFECPTCGGRADFPYLSFQNQTKAAVLCGRDAVHIRPATSKRLDLYVLSKQWKALVQNLIANPYLVSFQYDDYRVILFEDGRAIIHGTSEISVAKSIYARLIG from the coding sequence TTGACTAGTCGTTTTTTAAAGCAGGAATTATTTATTGGTAAAGAGGGACAAAGAAATATTGAAGCTAGTCATGCTGTTATTTTAGGGGCAGGAGCCTTAGGATCAGCTAGTTCTGAGATGCTGGTAAGAGCAGGAATAGGAAGACTGACTATTATCGATCGTGATTACGTAGAAGAGAGCAATTTGCAAAGGCAACAGCTCTATACGGAAGAGGATGCAGCCGATAAACTCCCTAAAGCTGTTGCGGCAAAAAGGAGATTAAAGGATATTAGCAGTCATACGCTTATAGAGGCAGTGGTGGAGGATATAAACTGTCATACAATCGAAAAATTTATAGAGGGTGCTTCTATTCTAATAGATGGTACCGATAATTTTGAAACAAGATTAGTCATAAATGATGCTGCGATTAAGCTGAAAATACCATTTCTTTTTGGGGCATGTGTAGGAAGCTATGGGCTTTCCTATCCAGTCGCAGGGGAGAATGCGCCATGTCTTCATTGTTTAATTGAACAGCTCCCTTCCCAGGAAATAACCTGTGATACCGCAGGGGTTATCAGTCCTATTGTTCAGTGGGTTGCTGCTATGCAAGTATCGCAAGCCATACAAATTCTTTCTGGTGAAAAGTTATTGCCGGTACTACGTTCTTTTGATATTTGGAAAATGGAATATGCGGAAATGAATGTCGAAAAGCTAAAAAAATTTGAGTGTCCTACATGCGGAGGAAGAGCAGATTTTCCGTATTTGTCTTTTCAAAATCAAACAAAAGCAGCGGTGTTATGTGGGAGAGATGCTGTTCATATTCGCCCTGCTACGTCAAAGAGATTGGATCTTTATGTGCTTTCAAAGCAATGGAAGGCCCTTGTTCAAAACTTAATTGCCAATCCTTATTTAGTGTCTTTTCAATATGATGATTATCGGGTGATTCTTTTTGAAGATGGGCGTGCGATCATTCATGGAACATCAGAGATAAGTGTAGCAAAATCCATTTATGCGAGATTGATTGGATAG